One window of Equus caballus isolate H_3958 breed thoroughbred chromosome 3, TB-T2T, whole genome shotgun sequence genomic DNA carries:
- the SLC12A4 gene encoding solute carrier family 12 member 4 isoform X3, whose product MTAEGALCGFVYLEGSTREGPEDTEPQAPSTLGHGNHKENSPFLCPVEASRGSDYYDRNLALFEEELDIRPKVSSLLGKLVSYTNLTQGAKEHEEAESGEGTRRRVAKAPSMGTLMGVYLPCLQNIFGVILFLRLTWMVGTAGVLQALLIVLICCCCTLLTAISMSAIATNGVVPAGGSYFMISRSLGPEFGGAVGLCFYLGTTFAAAMYILGAIEILLTYIAPPAAIFYPTGTHDTSSATLNNMRVYGTIFLTFMTLVVFVGVKYVNKFASLFLACVIISILSIYAGGIKSIFDPPVFPVCMLGNRTLSRDQFDVCAKTAMVDNETVATQLWTLFCHSPNLTTDSCDPYFLLNNVTEIPGIPGAAAGVLQENLWSAYLEKGEVVEKHGLPSTDALGLKESLSLYVMADIATSFTVLVGIFFPSVTGIMAGSNRSGDLRDAQKSIPVGTILAIVTTSLVYFSSVVLFGACIEGVVLRDKYGDGVSRNLVVGTLAWPSPWVIVIGSFFSTCGAGLQSLTGAPRLLQAIAKDNIIPFLRVFGHGKANGEPTWALLLTALIAELGILIASLDMVAPILSMFFLMCYLFVNLACAVQTLLRTPNWRPRFKYYHWALSFLGMSLCLALMFVSSWYYALVAMLIAGMIYKYIEYQGAEKEWGDGIRGLSLSAARYALLRLEEGPPHTKNWRPQLLVLLKLDEDLHVKYPRLLTFASQLKAGKGLTIVGSVIQGSFLESYGEAQAAEQTIKNMMEIEKVKGFCQVVVASKVREGLAHLIQSCGLGGMRHNSVVLGWPYGWRQSEDPRAWKTFIDTVRCTTAAHLALLVPKNIAFYPSNHERYLEGHIDVWWIVHDGGMLMLLPFLLRQHKVWRKCRMRIFTVAQMDDNSIQMKKDLAVFLYHLRLEAEVEVVEMHNSDISAYTYERTLMMEQRSQMLRQMRLTKTEREREAQLVKDRHSALRLESLYSDEEDESAAGADKIQMTWTRDKYMAAEPWNPSHAPDNFRELVHIKPDQSNVRRMHTAVKLNEVIVTRSHDARLVLLNMPGPPKNSEGDENYMEFLEVLTEGLERVLLVRGGGREVITIYS is encoded by the exons ATGACGGCAGAAGGTGCCCTGTGTGGCTTTGTCTATCTGGAGGGGAGCACCCGGGAGGGCCCAGAGGACACGGAGCCTCAGGCGCCCAGCACACTGG GACATGGCAACCACAAAGAGAACAGTCCTTTCCTTTGTCCTGTGGAGGCTTCCAGAGGAAGTGACTACTATGACAGGAACCTGGCACTATTTGAG GAAGAGCTGGACATCCGCCCAAAGGTATCATCTCTTCTGGGCAAGCTCGTCAGCTACACCAACCTCACACAGGGTGCCAAGGAGCATGAGGAGGCTGAAAGTGGGGAGGGCACCCGCCGAAGAGTAGCCAAG GCGCCCAGCATGGGCACCCTCATGGGAGTGTACCTGCCCTGCCTGCAGAATATCTTCGGGGTTATCCTCTTCCTGCGGCTGACCTGGATGGTGGGCACAGCTGGTGTGCTGCAGGCCCTCCTCATTGTGCTCATCTGCTGCTGCTGT ACCCTGCTGACGGCCATCTCCATGAGCGCCATCGCCACCAATGGCGTGGTTCCAG CTGGGGGCTCCTATTTCATGATCTCCCGCTCACTGGGACCAGAATTTGGAGGTGCTGTGGGCCTGTGCTTCTATCTGGGAACAACATTTGCAGCGGCCATGTACATCCTGGGGGCCATTGAGATCTTGCTG ACCTACATTGCCCCACCGGCCGCCATTTTTTACCCAACAGGCACTCACGACACATCGAGTGCCACCTTGAACAATATGCGGGTGTATGGGACCATTTTTCTGACCTTCATGACACTGGTGGTGTTTGTTGGTGTCAAGTATGTAAACAAATTTGCCTCGCTCTTCCTGGCCTGTGTGATCATCTCCATCCTCTCCATCTACGCTGGTGGCATCAAGTCTATTTTTGACCCTCCTGTGTTTCC GGTATGCATGCTGGGCAACAGGACCCTGTCCCGGGACCAGTTTGACGTCTGTGCCAAGACAGCCATGGTAGACAATGAGACAGTGGCCACCCAGCTATGGACCCTCTTCTGCCACAGCCCCAACCTCACCACTGACTCCTGTGACCCCTACTTCCTGCTCAACAATGTGACCGAGATCCCTGGCATCCCTGGTGCAGCTGCCGGCGTGCTCCAGG AAAACCTGTGGAGCGCCTACCTGGAGAAGGGTGAGGTCGTGGAGAAGCACGGGCTGCCCTCCACAGACGCCCTTGGCCTGAAGGAGAGCCTGTCCCTGTATGTGATGGCTGACATCGCCACATCCTTCACCGTGCTGGTGGGCATCTTCTTCCCTTCTGTAACAG GCATTATGGCTGGCTCAAACCGTTCCGGGGACCTCCGTGATGCCCAGAAGTCCATTCCGGTGGGGACCATTCTGGCCATTGTTACAACTTCCCTTGTGT ACTTCAGCAGTGTGGTTCTCTTTGGCGCCTGCATCGAGGGTGTGGTACTCCGAGACAA GTATGGTGACGGCGTCAGTAGGAACCTGGTGGTGGGCACATTGGCCTGGCCTTCGCCCTGGGTCATCGTCATCGGCTCCTTCTTCTCAACTTGTGGTGCTGGCCTGCAGAGCCTCACTGGGGCGCCACGCCTGTTGCAAGCCATTGCCAAAGACAACATTATCCCCTTCCTCCGG GTGTTTGGTCACGGGAAGGCAAATGGTGAACCAACGTGGGCACTCCTCCTGACGGCACTTATCGCTGAGCTGGGCATCCTCATTGCCTCCCTTGACATGGTGGCCCCCATTCTATCCAT GTTCTTTCTGATGTGTTACCTGTTTGTGAACCTGGCCTGTGCTGTGCAGACACTCCTGAGGACCCCCAACTGGCGACCCCGGTTCAAGTACTATCACTG GGCATTGTCCTTCCTGGGCATGAGCCTCTGCCTGGCCCTTATGTTTGTCTCCTCCTGGTACTACGCCCTGGTCGCCATGCTCATCGCGGGCATGATCTACAAGTACATTGAGTACCAAGG GGCTGAGAAGGAGTGGGGTGACGGGATCCGAGGCCTGTCCCTGAGCGCTGCCCGCTATGCACTATTGCGGCTAGAGGAGGGGCCTCCACACACCAAGAACTGGCG GCCTCAGCTGCTGGTGCTGCTGAAGCTAGACGAGGACCTTCACGTGAAGTACCCACGGCTCCTCACCTTTGCCTCTCAGCTTAAGGCCGGCAAGGGCCTGACCATCGTTGGTTCTGTCATCCAAGGCAGCTTCTTGGAGAGCTATGGCGAGGCCCAGGCCGCTGAGCAG ACAATCAAGAACATGATGGAGATTGAGAAAGTGAAAGGCTTCTGCCAGGTGGTGGTAGCCAGCAAGGTGCGTGAGGGGCTGGCCCACCTTATCCAGTCTTGCGGCCTGGGCGGCATGAGGCATAACTCCGTGGTgctgggctggccctatggctggCGACAGAGTGAAGACCCACGTGCCTGGAAGACCTTTATCG ACACCGTGCGCTGCACCACAGCCGCCCACCTGGCCCTGCTTGTGCCCAAGAACATTGCCTTCTACCCGAGCAACCATGAGCGCTACCTGGAGGGCCACATCGACGTGTGGTGGATTGTACATGATGGTGGCATGCTCATGCTTTTGCCCTTCCTGCTGCGCCAGCACAAG GTTTGGAGGAAGTGCCGGATGCGGATCTTCACGGTGGCCCAGATGGACGACAACAGCATCCAGATGAAGAAAGATCTAGCTGTGTTTCTGTACCACCTACGCCTTGAGGCAGAGGTGGAAGTGGTGGAGATG CATAATAGTGACATCTCTGCATATACCTACGAGCGGACACTGATGATGGAGCAGCGGTCCCAGATGCTGCGGCAGATGAGGCTGACCAAGACTGAGCGGGAGCGAGAA GCCCAGCTAGTCAAGGATCGGCACTCAGCCCTTCGGCTGGAGAGCCTGTACTCGGACGAGGAGGATGAGTCTGCAGCTGGGGCTGACAAGATCCAGATGACATGGACACGGGACAAGTACATGGCAGCTGAGCCCTGGAACCCCAGCCACGCCCCTGACAACTTCCGGGAGCTGGTGCATATTAAGCC GGACCAATCCAATGTGCGGCGCATGCACACTGCTGTGAAGCTCAATGAAGTCATTGTCACACGCTCCCACGACGCCCGCCTGGTCCTACTGAACATGCCTGGTCCACCCAAGAACAGCGAGGGTGATGAGAACT ACATGGAATTTCTGGAGGTGCTGACCGAGGGCCTCGAGCGGGTGCTGTTGGTGCGTGGCGGTGGCCGTGAAGTCATCACCATCTACTCCTGA
- the SLC12A4 gene encoding solute carrier family 12 member 4 isoform X1: MPHFTVVPVDGPRRGDYDNLEGLSWVDYGERAEREDSDGHGNHKENSPFLCPVEASRGSDYYDRNLALFEEELDIRPKVSSLLGKLVSYTNLTQGAKEHEEAESGEGTRRRVAKAPSMGTLMGVYLPCLQNIFGVILFLRLTWMVGTAGVLQALLIVLICCCCTLLTAISMSAIATNGVVPAGGSYFMISRSLGPEFGGAVGLCFYLGTTFAAAMYILGAIEILLTYIAPPAAIFYPTGTHDTSSATLNNMRVYGTIFLTFMTLVVFVGVKYVNKFASLFLACVIISILSIYAGGIKSIFDPPVFPVCMLGNRTLSRDQFDVCAKTAMVDNETVATQLWTLFCHSPNLTTDSCDPYFLLNNVTEIPGIPGAAAGVLQENLWSAYLEKGEVVEKHGLPSTDALGLKESLSLYVMADIATSFTVLVGIFFPSVTGIMAGSNRSGDLRDAQKSIPVGTILAIVTTSLVYFSSVVLFGACIEGVVLRDKYGDGVSRNLVVGTLAWPSPWVIVIGSFFSTCGAGLQSLTGAPRLLQAIAKDNIIPFLRVFGHGKANGEPTWALLLTALIAELGILIASLDMVAPILSMFFLMCYLFVNLACAVQTLLRTPNWRPRFKYYHWALSFLGMSLCLALMFVSSWYYALVAMLIAGMIYKYIEYQGAEKEWGDGIRGLSLSAARYALLRLEEGPPHTKNWRPQLLVLLKLDEDLHVKYPRLLTFASQLKAGKGLTIVGSVIQGSFLESYGEAQAAEQTIKNMMEIEKVKGFCQVVVASKVREGLAHLIQSCGLGGMRHNSVVLGWPYGWRQSEDPRAWKTFIDTVRCTTAAHLALLVPKNIAFYPSNHERYLEGHIDVWWIVHDGGMLMLLPFLLRQHKVWRKCRMRIFTVAQMDDNSIQMKKDLAVFLYHLRLEAEVEVVEMHNSDISAYTYERTLMMEQRSQMLRQMRLTKTEREREAQLVKDRHSALRLESLYSDEEDESAAGADKIQMTWTRDKYMAAEPWNPSHAPDNFRELVHIKPDQSNVRRMHTAVKLNEVIVTRSHDARLVLLNMPGPPKNSEGDENYMEFLEVLTEGLERVLLVRGGGREVITIYS, encoded by the exons GACATGGCAACCACAAAGAGAACAGTCCTTTCCTTTGTCCTGTGGAGGCTTCCAGAGGAAGTGACTACTATGACAGGAACCTGGCACTATTTGAG GAAGAGCTGGACATCCGCCCAAAGGTATCATCTCTTCTGGGCAAGCTCGTCAGCTACACCAACCTCACACAGGGTGCCAAGGAGCATGAGGAGGCTGAAAGTGGGGAGGGCACCCGCCGAAGAGTAGCCAAG GCGCCCAGCATGGGCACCCTCATGGGAGTGTACCTGCCCTGCCTGCAGAATATCTTCGGGGTTATCCTCTTCCTGCGGCTGACCTGGATGGTGGGCACAGCTGGTGTGCTGCAGGCCCTCCTCATTGTGCTCATCTGCTGCTGCTGT ACCCTGCTGACGGCCATCTCCATGAGCGCCATCGCCACCAATGGCGTGGTTCCAG CTGGGGGCTCCTATTTCATGATCTCCCGCTCACTGGGACCAGAATTTGGAGGTGCTGTGGGCCTGTGCTTCTATCTGGGAACAACATTTGCAGCGGCCATGTACATCCTGGGGGCCATTGAGATCTTGCTG ACCTACATTGCCCCACCGGCCGCCATTTTTTACCCAACAGGCACTCACGACACATCGAGTGCCACCTTGAACAATATGCGGGTGTATGGGACCATTTTTCTGACCTTCATGACACTGGTGGTGTTTGTTGGTGTCAAGTATGTAAACAAATTTGCCTCGCTCTTCCTGGCCTGTGTGATCATCTCCATCCTCTCCATCTACGCTGGTGGCATCAAGTCTATTTTTGACCCTCCTGTGTTTCC GGTATGCATGCTGGGCAACAGGACCCTGTCCCGGGACCAGTTTGACGTCTGTGCCAAGACAGCCATGGTAGACAATGAGACAGTGGCCACCCAGCTATGGACCCTCTTCTGCCACAGCCCCAACCTCACCACTGACTCCTGTGACCCCTACTTCCTGCTCAACAATGTGACCGAGATCCCTGGCATCCCTGGTGCAGCTGCCGGCGTGCTCCAGG AAAACCTGTGGAGCGCCTACCTGGAGAAGGGTGAGGTCGTGGAGAAGCACGGGCTGCCCTCCACAGACGCCCTTGGCCTGAAGGAGAGCCTGTCCCTGTATGTGATGGCTGACATCGCCACATCCTTCACCGTGCTGGTGGGCATCTTCTTCCCTTCTGTAACAG GCATTATGGCTGGCTCAAACCGTTCCGGGGACCTCCGTGATGCCCAGAAGTCCATTCCGGTGGGGACCATTCTGGCCATTGTTACAACTTCCCTTGTGT ACTTCAGCAGTGTGGTTCTCTTTGGCGCCTGCATCGAGGGTGTGGTACTCCGAGACAA GTATGGTGACGGCGTCAGTAGGAACCTGGTGGTGGGCACATTGGCCTGGCCTTCGCCCTGGGTCATCGTCATCGGCTCCTTCTTCTCAACTTGTGGTGCTGGCCTGCAGAGCCTCACTGGGGCGCCACGCCTGTTGCAAGCCATTGCCAAAGACAACATTATCCCCTTCCTCCGG GTGTTTGGTCACGGGAAGGCAAATGGTGAACCAACGTGGGCACTCCTCCTGACGGCACTTATCGCTGAGCTGGGCATCCTCATTGCCTCCCTTGACATGGTGGCCCCCATTCTATCCAT GTTCTTTCTGATGTGTTACCTGTTTGTGAACCTGGCCTGTGCTGTGCAGACACTCCTGAGGACCCCCAACTGGCGACCCCGGTTCAAGTACTATCACTG GGCATTGTCCTTCCTGGGCATGAGCCTCTGCCTGGCCCTTATGTTTGTCTCCTCCTGGTACTACGCCCTGGTCGCCATGCTCATCGCGGGCATGATCTACAAGTACATTGAGTACCAAGG GGCTGAGAAGGAGTGGGGTGACGGGATCCGAGGCCTGTCCCTGAGCGCTGCCCGCTATGCACTATTGCGGCTAGAGGAGGGGCCTCCACACACCAAGAACTGGCG GCCTCAGCTGCTGGTGCTGCTGAAGCTAGACGAGGACCTTCACGTGAAGTACCCACGGCTCCTCACCTTTGCCTCTCAGCTTAAGGCCGGCAAGGGCCTGACCATCGTTGGTTCTGTCATCCAAGGCAGCTTCTTGGAGAGCTATGGCGAGGCCCAGGCCGCTGAGCAG ACAATCAAGAACATGATGGAGATTGAGAAAGTGAAAGGCTTCTGCCAGGTGGTGGTAGCCAGCAAGGTGCGTGAGGGGCTGGCCCACCTTATCCAGTCTTGCGGCCTGGGCGGCATGAGGCATAACTCCGTGGTgctgggctggccctatggctggCGACAGAGTGAAGACCCACGTGCCTGGAAGACCTTTATCG ACACCGTGCGCTGCACCACAGCCGCCCACCTGGCCCTGCTTGTGCCCAAGAACATTGCCTTCTACCCGAGCAACCATGAGCGCTACCTGGAGGGCCACATCGACGTGTGGTGGATTGTACATGATGGTGGCATGCTCATGCTTTTGCCCTTCCTGCTGCGCCAGCACAAG GTTTGGAGGAAGTGCCGGATGCGGATCTTCACGGTGGCCCAGATGGACGACAACAGCATCCAGATGAAGAAAGATCTAGCTGTGTTTCTGTACCACCTACGCCTTGAGGCAGAGGTGGAAGTGGTGGAGATG CATAATAGTGACATCTCTGCATATACCTACGAGCGGACACTGATGATGGAGCAGCGGTCCCAGATGCTGCGGCAGATGAGGCTGACCAAGACTGAGCGGGAGCGAGAA GCCCAGCTAGTCAAGGATCGGCACTCAGCCCTTCGGCTGGAGAGCCTGTACTCGGACGAGGAGGATGAGTCTGCAGCTGGGGCTGACAAGATCCAGATGACATGGACACGGGACAAGTACATGGCAGCTGAGCCCTGGAACCCCAGCCACGCCCCTGACAACTTCCGGGAGCTGGTGCATATTAAGCC GGACCAATCCAATGTGCGGCGCATGCACACTGCTGTGAAGCTCAATGAAGTCATTGTCACACGCTCCCACGACGCCCGCCTGGTCCTACTGAACATGCCTGGTCCACCCAAGAACAGCGAGGGTGATGAGAACT ACATGGAATTTCTGGAGGTGCTGACCGAGGGCCTCGAGCGGGTGCTGTTGGTGCGTGGCGGTGGCCGTGAAGTCATCACCATCTACTCCTGA
- the SLC12A4 gene encoding solute carrier family 12 member 4 isoform X2, with translation MGDTLCPGHGNHKENSPFLCPVEASRGSDYYDRNLALFEEELDIRPKVSSLLGKLVSYTNLTQGAKEHEEAESGEGTRRRVAKAPSMGTLMGVYLPCLQNIFGVILFLRLTWMVGTAGVLQALLIVLICCCCTLLTAISMSAIATNGVVPAGGSYFMISRSLGPEFGGAVGLCFYLGTTFAAAMYILGAIEILLTYIAPPAAIFYPTGTHDTSSATLNNMRVYGTIFLTFMTLVVFVGVKYVNKFASLFLACVIISILSIYAGGIKSIFDPPVFPVCMLGNRTLSRDQFDVCAKTAMVDNETVATQLWTLFCHSPNLTTDSCDPYFLLNNVTEIPGIPGAAAGVLQENLWSAYLEKGEVVEKHGLPSTDALGLKESLSLYVMADIATSFTVLVGIFFPSVTGIMAGSNRSGDLRDAQKSIPVGTILAIVTTSLVYFSSVVLFGACIEGVVLRDKYGDGVSRNLVVGTLAWPSPWVIVIGSFFSTCGAGLQSLTGAPRLLQAIAKDNIIPFLRVFGHGKANGEPTWALLLTALIAELGILIASLDMVAPILSMFFLMCYLFVNLACAVQTLLRTPNWRPRFKYYHWALSFLGMSLCLALMFVSSWYYALVAMLIAGMIYKYIEYQGAEKEWGDGIRGLSLSAARYALLRLEEGPPHTKNWRPQLLVLLKLDEDLHVKYPRLLTFASQLKAGKGLTIVGSVIQGSFLESYGEAQAAEQTIKNMMEIEKVKGFCQVVVASKVREGLAHLIQSCGLGGMRHNSVVLGWPYGWRQSEDPRAWKTFIDTVRCTTAAHLALLVPKNIAFYPSNHERYLEGHIDVWWIVHDGGMLMLLPFLLRQHKVWRKCRMRIFTVAQMDDNSIQMKKDLAVFLYHLRLEAEVEVVEMHNSDISAYTYERTLMMEQRSQMLRQMRLTKTEREREAQLVKDRHSALRLESLYSDEEDESAAGADKIQMTWTRDKYMAAEPWNPSHAPDNFRELVHIKPDQSNVRRMHTAVKLNEVIVTRSHDARLVLLNMPGPPKNSEGDENYMEFLEVLTEGLERVLLVRGGGREVITIYS, from the exons ATGGGGGACACTCTGTGCCCTG GACATGGCAACCACAAAGAGAACAGTCCTTTCCTTTGTCCTGTGGAGGCTTCCAGAGGAAGTGACTACTATGACAGGAACCTGGCACTATTTGAG GAAGAGCTGGACATCCGCCCAAAGGTATCATCTCTTCTGGGCAAGCTCGTCAGCTACACCAACCTCACACAGGGTGCCAAGGAGCATGAGGAGGCTGAAAGTGGGGAGGGCACCCGCCGAAGAGTAGCCAAG GCGCCCAGCATGGGCACCCTCATGGGAGTGTACCTGCCCTGCCTGCAGAATATCTTCGGGGTTATCCTCTTCCTGCGGCTGACCTGGATGGTGGGCACAGCTGGTGTGCTGCAGGCCCTCCTCATTGTGCTCATCTGCTGCTGCTGT ACCCTGCTGACGGCCATCTCCATGAGCGCCATCGCCACCAATGGCGTGGTTCCAG CTGGGGGCTCCTATTTCATGATCTCCCGCTCACTGGGACCAGAATTTGGAGGTGCTGTGGGCCTGTGCTTCTATCTGGGAACAACATTTGCAGCGGCCATGTACATCCTGGGGGCCATTGAGATCTTGCTG ACCTACATTGCCCCACCGGCCGCCATTTTTTACCCAACAGGCACTCACGACACATCGAGTGCCACCTTGAACAATATGCGGGTGTATGGGACCATTTTTCTGACCTTCATGACACTGGTGGTGTTTGTTGGTGTCAAGTATGTAAACAAATTTGCCTCGCTCTTCCTGGCCTGTGTGATCATCTCCATCCTCTCCATCTACGCTGGTGGCATCAAGTCTATTTTTGACCCTCCTGTGTTTCC GGTATGCATGCTGGGCAACAGGACCCTGTCCCGGGACCAGTTTGACGTCTGTGCCAAGACAGCCATGGTAGACAATGAGACAGTGGCCACCCAGCTATGGACCCTCTTCTGCCACAGCCCCAACCTCACCACTGACTCCTGTGACCCCTACTTCCTGCTCAACAATGTGACCGAGATCCCTGGCATCCCTGGTGCAGCTGCCGGCGTGCTCCAGG AAAACCTGTGGAGCGCCTACCTGGAGAAGGGTGAGGTCGTGGAGAAGCACGGGCTGCCCTCCACAGACGCCCTTGGCCTGAAGGAGAGCCTGTCCCTGTATGTGATGGCTGACATCGCCACATCCTTCACCGTGCTGGTGGGCATCTTCTTCCCTTCTGTAACAG GCATTATGGCTGGCTCAAACCGTTCCGGGGACCTCCGTGATGCCCAGAAGTCCATTCCGGTGGGGACCATTCTGGCCATTGTTACAACTTCCCTTGTGT ACTTCAGCAGTGTGGTTCTCTTTGGCGCCTGCATCGAGGGTGTGGTACTCCGAGACAA GTATGGTGACGGCGTCAGTAGGAACCTGGTGGTGGGCACATTGGCCTGGCCTTCGCCCTGGGTCATCGTCATCGGCTCCTTCTTCTCAACTTGTGGTGCTGGCCTGCAGAGCCTCACTGGGGCGCCACGCCTGTTGCAAGCCATTGCCAAAGACAACATTATCCCCTTCCTCCGG GTGTTTGGTCACGGGAAGGCAAATGGTGAACCAACGTGGGCACTCCTCCTGACGGCACTTATCGCTGAGCTGGGCATCCTCATTGCCTCCCTTGACATGGTGGCCCCCATTCTATCCAT GTTCTTTCTGATGTGTTACCTGTTTGTGAACCTGGCCTGTGCTGTGCAGACACTCCTGAGGACCCCCAACTGGCGACCCCGGTTCAAGTACTATCACTG GGCATTGTCCTTCCTGGGCATGAGCCTCTGCCTGGCCCTTATGTTTGTCTCCTCCTGGTACTACGCCCTGGTCGCCATGCTCATCGCGGGCATGATCTACAAGTACATTGAGTACCAAGG GGCTGAGAAGGAGTGGGGTGACGGGATCCGAGGCCTGTCCCTGAGCGCTGCCCGCTATGCACTATTGCGGCTAGAGGAGGGGCCTCCACACACCAAGAACTGGCG GCCTCAGCTGCTGGTGCTGCTGAAGCTAGACGAGGACCTTCACGTGAAGTACCCACGGCTCCTCACCTTTGCCTCTCAGCTTAAGGCCGGCAAGGGCCTGACCATCGTTGGTTCTGTCATCCAAGGCAGCTTCTTGGAGAGCTATGGCGAGGCCCAGGCCGCTGAGCAG ACAATCAAGAACATGATGGAGATTGAGAAAGTGAAAGGCTTCTGCCAGGTGGTGGTAGCCAGCAAGGTGCGTGAGGGGCTGGCCCACCTTATCCAGTCTTGCGGCCTGGGCGGCATGAGGCATAACTCCGTGGTgctgggctggccctatggctggCGACAGAGTGAAGACCCACGTGCCTGGAAGACCTTTATCG ACACCGTGCGCTGCACCACAGCCGCCCACCTGGCCCTGCTTGTGCCCAAGAACATTGCCTTCTACCCGAGCAACCATGAGCGCTACCTGGAGGGCCACATCGACGTGTGGTGGATTGTACATGATGGTGGCATGCTCATGCTTTTGCCCTTCCTGCTGCGCCAGCACAAG GTTTGGAGGAAGTGCCGGATGCGGATCTTCACGGTGGCCCAGATGGACGACAACAGCATCCAGATGAAGAAAGATCTAGCTGTGTTTCTGTACCACCTACGCCTTGAGGCAGAGGTGGAAGTGGTGGAGATG CATAATAGTGACATCTCTGCATATACCTACGAGCGGACACTGATGATGGAGCAGCGGTCCCAGATGCTGCGGCAGATGAGGCTGACCAAGACTGAGCGGGAGCGAGAA GCCCAGCTAGTCAAGGATCGGCACTCAGCCCTTCGGCTGGAGAGCCTGTACTCGGACGAGGAGGATGAGTCTGCAGCTGGGGCTGACAAGATCCAGATGACATGGACACGGGACAAGTACATGGCAGCTGAGCCCTGGAACCCCAGCCACGCCCCTGACAACTTCCGGGAGCTGGTGCATATTAAGCC GGACCAATCCAATGTGCGGCGCATGCACACTGCTGTGAAGCTCAATGAAGTCATTGTCACACGCTCCCACGACGCCCGCCTGGTCCTACTGAACATGCCTGGTCCACCCAAGAACAGCGAGGGTGATGAGAACT ACATGGAATTTCTGGAGGTGCTGACCGAGGGCCTCGAGCGGGTGCTGTTGGTGCGTGGCGGTGGCCGTGAAGTCATCACCATCTACTCCTGA